The following coding sequences are from one Arvicanthis niloticus isolate mArvNil1 chromosome 14, mArvNil1.pat.X, whole genome shotgun sequence window:
- the LOC117720170 gene encoding serine protease inhibitor Kazal-type 12 has product MKPAGAFLLLISLTCVFLSVDAVSQGGFQAFCRNYEKTLAPDGKSCLKIHKPVCGTDGKTYQNRCEFCQTAMERSFGKVGFKHEGKC; this is encoded by the exons ATGAAGCCAGCAGGTGCCTTTCTGCTTTTGATCAGCCTGACCTGTGTGTTCCTCTCTGTAG ATGCTGTGAGCCAAGGAGGCTTTCAG GCTTTTTGCAGAAACTATGAGAAGACACTGGCCCCAGATGGAAAATCATGCCTAAAGATCCACAAGCCAGTATGTGGCACTGATGGAAAAACTTACCAAAACCGCTGTGAATTCTGCCAAACAGCCAT ggaaAGAAGTTTTGGAAAAGTTGGTTTCAAACATGAAGGAAAATGCTGA